One part of the Arabidopsis thaliana chromosome 4, partial sequence genome encodes these proteins:
- the WRKY19 gene encoding protein kinase family protein (WRKY19; FUNCTIONS IN: protein binding, sequence-specific DNA binding transcription factor activity; INVOLVED IN: in 7 processes; EXPRESSED IN: 22 plant structures; EXPRESSED DURING: 14 growth stages; CONTAINS InterPro DOMAIN/s: NB-ARC (InterPro:IPR002182), Serine/threonine-protein kinase domain (InterPro:IPR002290), Leucine-rich repeat (InterPro:IPR001611), Serine/threonine-protein kinase-like domain (InterPro:IPR017442), Disease resistance protein (InterPro:IPR000767), Toll-Interleukin receptor (InterPro:IPR000157), Protein kinase-like domain (InterPro:IPR011009), DNA-binding WRKY (InterPro:IPR003657), Protein kinase, catalytic domain (InterPro:IPR000719), Tyrosine-protein kinase, catalytic domain (InterPro:IPR020635), Paired amphipathic helix (InterPro:IPR003822); BEST Arabidopsis thaliana protein match is: MAPK/ERK kinase kinase 1 (TAIR:AT4G08500.1); Has 30201 Blast hits to 17322 proteins in 780 species: Archae - 12; Bacteria - 1396; Metazoa - 17338; Fungi - 3422; Plants - 5037; Viruses - 0; Other Eukaryotes - 2996 (source: NCBI BLink).) — protein sequence MSEKEELPLTLTSIGAATATSDYHQRVGSSGEGISSSSSDVDPRFMQNSPTGLMISQSSSMCTVPPGMAATPPISSGSGLSQQLNNSSSSKLCQVEGCQKGARDASGRCISHGGGRRCQKPDCQKGAEGKTVYCKAHGGGRRCEYLGCTKGAEGSTDFCIAHGGGRRCNHEDCTRSAWGRTEFCVKHGGGARCKTYGCGKSASGPLPFCRAHGGGKKCSHEDCTGFARGRSGLCLMHGGGKRCQRENCTKSAEGLSGLCISHGGGRRCQSIGCTKGAKGSKMFCKACITKRPLTIDGGGNMGGVTTGDALNYLKAVKDKFEDSEKYDTFLEVLNDCKHQGVDTSGVIARLKDLFKGHDDLLLGFNTYLSKEYQITILPEDDFPIDFLDKVEGPYEMTYQQAQTVQANANMQPQTEYPSSSAVQSFSSGQPQIPTSAPDSSLLAKSNTSGITIIEHMSQQPLNVDKQVNDGYNWQKYGQKKVKGSKFPLSYYKCTYLGCPSKRKVERSLDGQVAEIVYKDRHNHEPPNQGKDGSTTYLSGSSTHINCMSSELTASQFSSNKTKIEQQEAASLATTIEYMSEASDNEEDSNGETSEGEKDEDEPEPKRRITEVQVSELADASDRTVREPRVIFQTTSEVDNLDDGYRWRKYGQKVVKGNPYPRFSSSKDYDVVIRYGRADISNEDFISHLRASLCRRGISVYEKFNEVDALPKCRVLIIVLTSTYVPSNLLNILEHQHTEDRVVYPIFYRLSPYDFVCNSKNYERFYLQDEPKKWQAALKEITQMPGYTLTDKSESELIDEIVRDALKVLCSADKVNMIGMDMQVEEILSLLCIESLDVRSIGIWGTVGIGKTTIAEEIFRKISVQYETCVVLKDLHKEVEVKGHDAVRENFLSEVLEVEPHVIRISDIKTSFLRSRLQRKRILVILDDVNDYRDVDTFLGTLNYFGPGSRIIMTSRNRRVFVLCKIDHVYEVKPLDIPKSLLLLDRGTCQIVLSPEVYKTLSLELVKFSNGNPQVLQFLSSIDREWNKLSQEVKTTSPIYIPGIFEKSCCGLDDNERGIFLDIACFFNRIDKDNVAMLLDGCGFSAHVGFRGLVDKSLLTISQHNLVDMLSFIQATGREIVRQESADRPGDRSRLWNADYIRHVFINDTGTSAIEGIFLDMLNLKFDANPNVFEKMCNLRLLKLYCSKAEEKHGVSFPQGLEYLPSKLRLLHWEYYPLSSLPKSFNPENLVELNLPSSCAKKLWKGKKARFCTTNSSLEKLKKMRLSYSDQLTKIPRLSSATNLEHIDLEGCNSLLSLSQSISYLKKLVFLNLKGCSKLENIPSMVDLESLEVLNLSGCSKLGNFPEISPNVKELYMGGTMIQEIPSSIKNLVLLEKLDLENSRHLKNLPTSIYKLKHLETLNLSGCISLERFPDSSRRMKCLRFLDLSRTDIKELPSSISYLTALDELLFVDSRRNSPVVTNPNANSTELMPSESSKLEILGTPADNEVVVGGTVEKTRGIERTPTILVKSREYLIPDDVVAVGGDIKGLRPPVLQLQPAMKLSHIPRGSTWDFVTHFAPPETVAPPSSSSEAREEEVETEETGAMFIPLGDKETCSFTVNKGDSSRTISNTSPIYASEGSFITCWQKGQLLGRGSLGSVYEGISADGDFFAFKEVSLLDQGSQAHEWIQQVEGGIALLSQLQHQNIVRYRGTTKDESNLYIFLELVTQGSLRKLYQRNQLGDSVVSLYTRQILDGLKYLHDKGFIHRNIKCANVLVDANGTVKLADFGLAKVMSLWRTPYWNWMAPEVILNPKDYDGYGTPADIWSLGCTVLEMLTGQIPYSDLEIGTALYNIGTGKLPKIPDILSLDARDFILTCLKVNPEERPTAAELLNHPFVNMPLPSSGSGSVSSLLRG from the exons ATGTCGGAGAAGGAAGAACTTCCGTTGACATTGACGTCCATCGGAGCGGCCACCGCGACTAGTGATTATCATCAGAGAGTAGGAAGTTCCGGTGAAGGGATTAGTAGCTCGAGTAGTGATGTTGACCCGAGGTTCATGCAGAATAGCCCCACGGGTTTGATGATTTCCCAATCGTCGTCGATGTGCACCGTACCGCCTGG CATGGCAGCAACACCACCAATAAGCTCAGGTTCCGGTTTATCTCAGCAGCTTAATAATTCTTCTAGTTCCAAGTTATGTCAAGTGGAAGGATGTCAAAAAGGAGCAAGAGATGCATCTGGTCGTTGCATTTCCCATGGCGGTGGACGTAGATGCCAGAAACCTGATTGCCAGAAGGGAGCTGAAGGTAAAACAGTGTACTGTAAAGCCCACGGAGGTGGTCGCAGATGTGAATATCTTGGATGCACCAAAGGCGCAGAAGGCAGTACTGATTTTTGTATAGCTCATGGAGGTGGTCGAAGATGCAACCATGAAGATTGCACACGATCTGCTTGGGGAAGAACAGAATTCTGTGTCAAGCACGGTGGAGGAGCGAGATGCAAAACATACGGCTGCGGAAAAAGCGCTAGTGGTCCTTTGCCATTCTGCCGAGCCCATGGTGGTGGTAAAAAATGCAGCCATGAAGATTGCACAGGATTTGCTAGGGGAAGATCAGGACTCTGTCTCATGCACGGTGGGGGAAAGAGATGCCAAAGAGAGAACTGCACTAAAAGCGCTGAAGGTCTTTCGGGACTCTGCATATCCCATGGTGGTGGTCGGCGATGTCAATCTATTGGATGCACAAAAGGAGCGAAAGGGAGCAAAATGTTCTGCAAAGCATGCATAACTAAAAGGCCTCTAACGATTGATGGAGGAGGAAATATGGGAGGGGTAACAACAGGTGATGCCTTGAACTATCTCAAAGCTGTGAAGGACAAGTTTGAAGACAGTGAGAAATATGACACTTTCCTTGAAGTCTTGAATGACTGTAAACATCAGGG AGTTGACACTAGTGGCGTCATAGCCAGATTAAAAGATTTGTTCAAGGGCCATGACGACTTACTTTTGGGTTTTAATACCTACTTGTCAAAGGAGTACCAAATAACCATTCTGCCCGAGGATGATTTCCCTATCGATTTTCTTGACAAGGTTGAG GGACCTTATGAAATGACATATCAGCAAGCTCAAACAGTTCAAGCCAATGCCAATATGCAACCTCAAACTGAGTACCCTTCTTCCTCTGCGGTTCAATCATTTTCATCGGGTCAACCTCAGATCCCCACCTCAGCTCCGGATTCTTCACTACTAGCTAAAAGTAATACCTCAGGTATAACTATCATCGAGCACATGTCACAACAGCCTCTAAATGTTGACAAACAAGTTAATGATGGCTATAACTGGCAAAAGTATGGGCAAAAGAAAGTTAAAGGCAGCAAGTTTCCTCTAAGCTATTACAAGTGCACATATCTAGGATGTCCTTCCAAGAGGAAGGTTGAGAGATCTCTTGATGGACAAGTAGCAGAAATCGTCTACAAAGATCGACACAATCACGAACCTCCTAACCAAGGAAAAGATGGTAGCACCACATATCTAAGTGGGAGTTCGACACACATCAATTGCATGAGCTCTGAATTGACAGCATCACAGTTTAGCTCCAACAAGACTAAGATAGAGCAACAGGAAGCAGCAAGTCTAGCTACGACAATAGAGTACATGTCTGAGGCAAGTGACAATGAAGAAGACAGTAATGGAGAAACTAGTGagggagagaaagatgaagacgAGCCTGAACCAAAGAGAAG AATTACAGAAGTTCAGGTTTCGGAACTAGCTGATGCTTCAGATAGAACCGTGAGAGAGCCTAGGGTTATTTTCCAAACAACGAGTGAAGTTGATAATTTAGATGATGGATATAGGTGGCGGAAATATGGACAGAAAGTTGTTAAAGGGAATCCTTATCCAAG GTTTTCCTCCTCTAAAGATTATGATGTCGTAATCAGATACGGAAGAGCAGATATAAGCAATGAGGATTTCATTAGCCATCTTCGTGCTTCCCTCTGCCGGAGAGGGATTTCTGTCTATGAAAAATTTAATGAAGTGGATGCACTTCCAAAATGTAGGGTTTTGATTATAGTATTAACAAGCACATATGTCCCTTCGAACCTCTTAAACATTCTTGAACACCAACATACAGAGGATCGAGTGGTTTATCCAATTTTCTACAGACTATCACCATATGATTTTGTCTGTAACAGCAAGAATTATGAGAGATTTTATCTCCAAGATGAGCCAAAAAAATGGCAAGCTGCTTTGAAGGAAATAACTCAGATGCCTGGCTACACATTGACAGATAA GTCTGAATCTGAACTTATAGATGAGATTGTAAGAGATGCTTTAAAGGTGCTATGTTCTGCTGATAAGGTGAACATGATTGGGATGGATATGCAAGTAGAGGAGATTTTGTCACTGCTATGCATTGAGTCCCTTGATGTTCGCAGCATTGGTATATGGGGTACAGTTGGTATAGGAAAAACAACCATTGCTGAAGAGATCTTTCGCAAAATCTCTGTCCAATATGAGACCTGTGTCGTCCTTAAGGACCTCCACAAAGAAGTTGAGGTAAAAGGTCACGATGCTGTGAGAGAGAATTTTCTGTCTGAAGTTTTAGAGGTAGAACCTCATGTTATCCGGATATCTGACATTAAAACAAGCTTCTTGAGAAGTCGGCTTCAGCGTAAAAGGATCCTTGTTATTCTTGACGATGTGAATGATTACAGAGATGTTGACACCTTTTTGGGGACGCTTAACTATTTTGGTCCAGGAAGCAGAATAATCATGACCTCTAGAAATAGACGTGTTTTCGTACTATGTAAAATCGATCATGTCTATGAGGTTAAGCCATTAGATATTCCTAAGTCTCTACTACTTCTTGATCGTGGGACATGTCAAATTGTTTTGTCACCTGAGGTTTACAAGACATTGTCACTTGAGCTGgtcaaattttcaaatggaAATCCCCAGGTTCTTCAGTTCTTGAGCAGTATTGACAGAGAATGGAATAAGTTATCACAAGAAGTTAAGACAACATCTCCCATTTACATCCCAGGTATATTTGAAAAGAGCTGTTGTGGGCTTGATGACAACGAGAGGGGTATATTTTTGGACATTGCATGTTTCTTTAATAGGATTGATAAAGACAATGTCGCAATGTTGCTGGATGGTTGTGGTTTCTCTGCACATGTCGGATTTAGAGGCCTTGTTGACAAATCACTGTTGACAATATCACAACACAACTTGGTGGACATGCTCAGTTTTATCCAGGCAACTGGTCGAGAAATTGTTCGCCAAGAATCAGCTGACAGACCAGGAGACCGCAGCAGGTTGTGGAATGCCGACTATATCAGACACGTATTCATAAATGACACT GGCACATCAGCTATTGAGGGCATTTTCCTAGACATGTTGAATCTTAAATTTGATGCAAATCCCAACGTGTTCGAGAAAATGTGTAACCTTAGACTGTTGAAATTGTATTGCTCCAAAGCGGAAGAGAAGCATGGAGTATCTTTTCCACAAGGTCTTGAATATTTGCCGAGCAAGCTAAGGCTTCTCCATTGGGAATATTATCCTCTAAGTTCTTTGCCGAAAAGTTTTAATCCAGAGAACCTTGTCGAGCTTAACTTGCCAAGTAGCTGTGCAAAGAAACTTTGGAAAGGAAAAAAGGCAAGGTTTTGTACAACCAATTCA AGTCTGGAAAAGCTTAAAAAGATGAGACTTAGCTACTCCGACCAGTTAACTAAAATCCCAAGACTTTCAAGCGCAACAAATCTTGAGCATATTGATCTTGAAGGTTGCAACAGTTTGTTGAGCCTTAGCCAGTCCATTTCTTATCTTAAGAAGCTTGTTTTTCTGAATTTAAAGGGCTGCTCGAAGCTGGAGAATATTCCATCTATGGTTGATTTAGAATCGCTTGAGGTTCTAAATCTTTCGGGTTGTTCAAAGCTAGGGAACTTCCCGGAGATCTCACCAAATGTGAAAGAACTGTACATGGGTGGGACTATGATACAAGAAATCCCGTCATCGATTAAGAACTTGGTATTGCTTGAGAAACTGGACCTGGAAAACAGTAGACATCTCAAGAATCTTCCAACAAGCATCTACAAGTTGAAGCATCTTGAAACTCTAAATCTTTCAGGCTGCATAAGCCTGGAGCGATTTCCAGACTCGTCGAGAAGGATGAAATGCTTAAGGTTTTTGGATTTAAGCAGGACAGACATTAAAGAGCTGCCCTCTTCCATATCGTATCTGACTGCTCTTGACGAACTATTATTCGTAGACTCCAGGAGAAACTCGCCAGTTGTAACCAATCCCAATGCCAATTCAACTGAGTTGATGCCTTCTGAGTCAAGTAAGCTTGAGATCTTAGGTACTCCGGCAGATAACGAAGTAGTTGTTGGTGGTACGGTAGAGAAAACCCGTGGTATTGAACGAACGCCGACTATTTTGGTGAAGTCGAGAGAGTATCTAATTCCCGATGATGTTGTGGCGGTTGGTGGTGATATTAAGGGGCTAAGACCACCAGTACTTCAGCTCCAACCAGCAATGAAACTATCTCATATTCCTCGAGGATCAACTTGGGATTTCGTTACGCATTTCGCTCCACCTGAAACAGTTGCGCCGCCGAGTTCCTCTTCAGAAGCCAGGGAAGAGGAAGTGGAAACGGAAGAGACGGGAGCTATGTTTATCCCATTGGGGGATAAGGAGACATGCTCATTCACTGTAAACAAGGGTGACTCCTCAAGGACAATATCTAATACGTCGCCGATTTATGCCTCCGAAGGATCTTTCATCACGTGTTGGCAGAAGGGTCAACTTCTGGGACGAGGATCATTAGGGTCCGTATATGAAGGCATTTCAGC AGACGGGGACTTCTTTGCTTTCAAGGAAGTTTCACTACTTGATCAGGGAAGTCAGGCACATGAATGGATACAACAAGTCGAGGGG GGGATTGCGCTACTTAGTCAGCTTCAGCATCAGAATATCGTGCGATATCGTGGCACAACTAAG GACGAGTCGAATTTGTACATTTTTCTTGAACTTGTAACCCAAGGGTCCCTTCGAAAACTCTACCAAAGAAACCAGCTTGGGGACTCTGTAGTCTCCTTATACACAAGACAGATTCTTGATGGATTGAAATATCTCCACGATAAAGGTTTTATACACAG GAACATTAAATGTGCAAATGTATTGGTGGACGCTAATGGAACAGTTAAACTTGCAGATTTTGGATTGGCTAAG GTAATGTCCCTCTGGCGAACTCCGTATTGGAATTGGATGGCTCCAGAg GTTATTCTTAACCCGAAGGATTATGATGGTTATGGAACTCCAGCTGATATATGGAGCCTTGGGTGTACTGTGCTAGAAATGTTGACTGGTCAGATTCCCTACTCCGATCTGGAAATC GGTACAGCCTTGTATAACATTGGAACGGGTAAGCTTCCGAAAATACCTGATATTCTATCGCTAGACGCCCGGGATTTCATACTTACGTGTCTCAAAGTGAACCCGGAAGAGCGGCCAACTGCAGCTGAGCTGCTTAACCATCCATTTGTGAATATGCCATTACCATCCTCGGGCTCAGGTTCAGTATCTTCGCTCCTCCGTGGATGA